From Scylla paramamosain isolate STU-SP2022 unplaced genomic scaffold, ASM3559412v1 Contig1, whole genome shotgun sequence, a single genomic window includes:
- the LOC135095749 gene encoding uncharacterized protein DDB_G0271670-like produces MIDSYGKAVSGSQLIIPHALRHHAGAYLCIASNGVPPSVSKRILLSVKFQPVTHTPTPRLWVHVGDTITLSCIVDAYPRPSFVWVREHAHTAHATPTQRFPYHLHHAHAKRGSTLGEVNATRWVVNTTLRVVRPQDFGRHLCIANNSEGVAQTTVSLYRLQTTTTTTTTTTTTTTTTTTTTTTPTTTTTTAVTKFMNNMIPRIPGINGSEYGMKQNGRGGRRRKEEEERRKTQRGWRKEEEEEEERWREKERKTYTFSDSGKSSSSSSSSSSSSSSSSSSSSSSSIHQSYSLFLLLSCSLLFLSFYSVPLLFPSSSSLSSSSSSSSSSSSSSSLFLSATKRKRRMRG; encoded by the exons ATGATTGACTCTTACGGAAAAGCAG TGAGCGGCAGTCAGCTGATAATCCCTCACGCCCTGAGGCACCACGCGGGGGCCTACCTGTGCATCGCGAGCAACGGCGTGCCCCCCTCCGTGTCCAAGAGAATACTGCTCTCTGTGAAAT TCCAGCCCGTCACCCACACGCCCACGCCTCGCCTCTGGGTCCACGTGGGCGACACAATAACTCTCTCCTGCATTGTTGACGCCTACCCACGCCCTTCCTTCGTCTGGGTGAGGGAGCACGCCCACACCGCCCACGCCACGCCCACCCAGAGGTTcccctaccacctccaccacgccCATGCTAAG cGCGGCAGTACCCTGGGGGAGGTGAACGCCACACGCTGGGTAGTCAACACAACACTAAGGGTGGTCCGACCGCAAGACTTCGGCAGGCACCTCTGTATTGCTAACAACTCTGAGGGCGTGGCACAGACGACTGTCTCTCTTTAcc gattacaaacaacaacaacaacaactacaactactaccaccaccaccactactactactactactactactactcctactactactactactactgctgttacaaAATTTATGAACAACATGATTCCGCGCataccag gaATCAATGGGTCAGAATACGGGATGAagcaaaatggaagaggaggaagaagaaggaaggaagaggaggagaggaggaagacacagagaggatggaggaaagaggaagaggaggaggaggagaggtggagggaaaaggagagaaaaacctACACCTTCAGTgactcag gcaagtcttcttcttcttcttcttcttcttcttcttcctcttcttcttcttcctcttcctcttcttcttcttctatacaCCAaagttattcattatttttattattatcatgttcgttattatttctctctttttattctgttcccctcctcttcccctcctcttcttcactctcttcttcttcctcctcctcttcctcctcttcttcctcttcctctctctttctctcggcgacgaagaggaaaagaagaatgcgTGGATGA